In Vicia villosa cultivar HV-30 ecotype Madison, WI unplaced genomic scaffold, Vvil1.0 ctg.001969F_1_1, whole genome shotgun sequence, one genomic interval encodes:
- the LOC131637355 gene encoding uncharacterized protein LOC131637355 yields MKILEANVSALTNFEVLDFIRGKGASKDPTRVIAKVAMSEYKVYDYLINTAAGSQTRESVKEYLTSIKQHELSEAEVLNVLNIRPAAEVELFHIIEDCTIRFPDEQIAEIVELVEETLPAPSNKEKSKEISEGEEEEEETDTKKNENGNEISQDQTEDGEQMDTS; encoded by the exons ATGAAAAT CTTGGAGGCCAATGTTTCTGCACTTACAAATTTTGAAGTGCTTGATTTCATACGAGGTAAAGGAGCTTCAAAAGATCCAACACGGGTTATTGCCAAAGTAGCAATGTCCGAATACAAG gtttatgattatttaattaataccGCAGCTGGTAGTCAAACAAGAGAGAGCGTCAAAGAATATTTGACAAGTATTAAACAACATGAGCTGTCAGAGGCTGAGGTTCTGAATGTATTAAACATCAGACCAGCTGCCGAAGTTGAATTATTTCAT ATCATAGAGGATTGTACAATCCGTTTTCCAGATGAACAGATAGCTGAAATAGTAGAGCTGGTAGAAGAAACATTGCCAGCACCATCTAACAAAGAGAAATCAAAAGAAATCTCCGagggtgaagaagaagaagaagaaacagacacaaagaaaaatgaaaatggTAATGAGATTAGTCAAGATCAAACTGAAGACGGAGAACAAATGGACACAAGTTga